One Thermodesulfobacteriota bacterium DNA segment encodes these proteins:
- a CDS encoding MFS transporter, translated as MTEADAKGKKRETLSWCMYDWAYSAFATVVISAVLPVYYSQVAASNLEGHIATAYWGYTTVITLFIAAVLSPVVGAIADYSGMKKRLLLLFAALGIFSTALLYFIKTGDWLLASLFFIFGNIGFTVSEVFYNSMLPYVARPGEMDRVSIKGYIFGYTGGGILLAIDIAMIELMSDKLLATRLSFLTVSLWWAVFTIPLILNVKEPPGGRKGARGVNPLTAGFKRLSETFRELRRYRELALFLAAFWIYNDGIGTIIKMATIYGAEIGISQTALIGALLMTQFVGIPFSFAFGRLAGIIGTKNSILLGLSVYTAISIGGYFMENAVHFWILAFLVGTVQGGTQALSRSMFGSMLPGDKTAEFFGFYGMSSKFAGIVGPLVFAVVSQTTGSSRLSIFSLIAFFVIGAAMLSRVDVEKGIRAAREGKVSTDPDTPGA; from the coding sequence ATGACCGAAGCCGACGCGAAGGGCAAAAAGAGGGAAACCCTCAGCTGGTGTATGTACGACTGGGCGTATTCCGCCTTCGCCACCGTCGTTATCTCCGCCGTCCTGCCGGTTTACTACAGCCAGGTCGCGGCCTCGAACCTCGAAGGGCACATCGCGACCGCCTATTGGGGATACACCACCGTCATCACCCTTTTCATAGCCGCCGTACTCTCCCCGGTCGTGGGCGCAATCGCCGACTACTCCGGCATGAAAAAGCGTCTTCTCCTTCTATTCGCCGCACTCGGAATATTTTCGACCGCCCTTCTTTACTTCATCAAAACAGGGGACTGGCTCCTGGCTTCTCTCTTTTTCATTTTCGGGAACATAGGCTTTACGGTCTCCGAGGTCTTCTACAACTCGATGCTGCCCTACGTGGCCAGGCCGGGGGAGATGGACCGGGTGTCCATAAAGGGATACATATTCGGCTACACCGGCGGCGGCATCCTTCTGGCTATCGACATAGCCATGATCGAGCTCATGTCGGACAAGCTCCTGGCGACGAGGCTATCGTTCCTGACCGTATCTCTCTGGTGGGCCGTTTTTACGATCCCGCTAATTCTTAACGTAAAGGAGCCCCCGGGCGGGCGGAAGGGCGCCCGGGGCGTAAACCCCCTGACGGCAGGATTCAAAAGGCTTTCGGAGACTTTCAGGGAGCTAAGGAGGTACAGGGAGCTCGCCCTCTTCCTGGCGGCCTTCTGGATCTATAACGACGGCATCGGGACCATAATAAAGATGGCGACGATTTACGGGGCCGAGATAGGCATAAGCCAGACGGCGCTCATCGGGGCCCTCCTCATGACACAGTTCGTCGGCATACCGTTCTCCTTCGCCTTCGGACGGCTCGCGGGGATTATCGGCACGAAGAACTCGATCCTCCTCGGGCTCTCGGTGTATACGGCGATCTCCATAGGCGGCTACTTCATGGAGAACGCCGTTCACTTCTGGATACTCGCGTTCCTCGTGGGGACGGTTCAGGGAGGCACACAGGCCTTAAGCCGCTCCATGTTCGGCTCTATGCTGCCCGGGGACAAGACGGCCGAGTTCTTCGGATTTTACGGCATGAGCTCGAAGTTCGCGGGTATCGTCGGCCCCCTCGTATTCGCCGTCGTCTCGCAGACGACGGGGTCGAGCCGCCTGAGCATTTTCTCGCTGATAGCCTTCTTCGTCATAGGGGCCGCGATGCTCTCGCGCGTCGATGTCGAGAAGGGAAT
- a CDS encoding alpha/beta fold hydrolase, translated as MPRAELKENRKAGEPETISILAGDGFTIRGSMWRSPGPDSADRPVVIINAANSVRCRYYSRFASFLFRNGFDVITYDYRGIGVSRPATLRGFDAGWIDWGERDFDAVIRFARDTFPGRPIDVAAHSVGGFLIGFAESSRLVRRIFTMGAQYAYWRDYAPGKRAGMFAKWHVAMPLLTLLFGYFPGKRLGWLEDTPRSIVRDWARSRPRFEDVPGGSWAARYPDKRVFLDRFEAVTAPTLAVSVSDDEFGTIPAVERLLSYYTGSRRTHLRIPPGSIGEPSIGHFPFFSGKFEEKLWRIPLEWLKSGKIAEDWPGEIITPECRG; from the coding sequence ATGCCAAGAGCTGAGCTGAAAGAAAACCGAAAGGCGGGCGAGCCCGAGACGATCTCCATACTCGCGGGCGACGGCTTTACGATAAGGGGCTCCATGTGGCGGAGCCCCGGGCCCGATTCTGCGGACAGGCCCGTCGTCATAATAAACGCGGCGAATTCGGTCAGGTGCAGATACTATTCCCGCTTCGCCTCGTTCCTGTTCAGGAACGGCTTCGACGTGATAACTTACGACTACCGCGGCATAGGTGTATCCCGGCCGGCCACACTCAGGGGATTCGACGCCGGATGGATAGACTGGGGAGAGCGCGACTTCGACGCCGTCATAAGATTCGCTCGGGACACGTTCCCCGGCCGGCCTATAGACGTCGCGGCACACAGCGTAGGCGGGTTCCTCATCGGCTTTGCGGAATCGAGCCGTCTCGTCCGGAGGATCTTCACCATGGGAGCGCAATACGCCTATTGGCGGGACTATGCGCCCGGCAAGAGGGCGGGAATGTTCGCCAAATGGCACGTCGCCATGCCGCTCCTGACGCTCCTCTTCGGCTACTTTCCCGGAAAGAGGCTCGGATGGCTCGAAGACACGCCCAGGAGTATAGTGAGGGACTGGGCGCGCAGCCGGCCGCGCTTCGAAGATGTCCCCGGCGGGAGCTGGGCGGCGCGCTATCCGGACAAACGAGTATTCCTCGACAGGTTTGAAGCCGTCACCGCCCCTACCTTAGCCGTAAGCGTCTCGGACGACGAGTTCGGGACCATACCGGCGGTGGAACGCCTGCTCTCCTACTACACCGGCAGCCGGCGGACACATCTCAGGATCCCGCCCGGGTCGATAGGCGAGCCTTCGATCGGACATTTTCCGTTTTTCAGTGGCAAGTTCGAAGAGAAGCTCTGGCGCATTCCGCTGGAATGGCTAAAGTCAGGAAAGATAGCTGAAGACTGGCCCGGCGAGATTATAACGCCCGAATGCCGCGGCTGA
- a CDS encoding ferritin — translation MLSKEIQDALNDQIKNEYFASYTYLSMAAHCESQNLTGFAKWLRKQSQEELQHAMKLFDYIVDRDGQVVLQGIEKPQSKFKSLVDIFQQALDHEREVTGMINKLYEKAISENDHATAVELQWFIHEQVEEEKSATEILDKLKLAGDNSSAILLLDSQLGQRH, via the coding sequence ATGCTGAGTAAAGAAATTCAGGATGCCCTGAACGATCAGATTAAAAACGAATATTTCGCTTCTTACACCTATCTTTCGATGGCGGCCCACTGCGAGTCGCAGAACCTGACGGGTTTTGCCAAGTGGCTGAGGAAACAGAGCCAGGAGGAGCTCCAGCACGCGATGAAGCTCTTCGATTACATCGTCGACAGGGACGGGCAGGTCGTACTCCAGGGCATCGAAAAGCCCCAGTCGAAGTTCAAGTCGCTCGTCGACATCTTCCAGCAGGCCCTCGATCACGAAAGAGAGGTCACAGGGATGATAAACAAGCTCTACGAGAAGGCCATAAGCGAGAACGACCACGCGACGGCAGTCGAGCTTCAGTGGTTCATACACGAGCAGGTAGAGGAAGAAAAGTCTGCCACCGAGATACTCGATAAATTAAAGCTGGCCGGTGACAACAGCTCGGCAATCCTCCTTCTCGATTCCCAGCTCGGCCAGAGGCACTGA
- a CDS encoding sigma 54-interacting transcriptional regulator, whose protein sequence is MRRKIEHGQHAMDEEKALRLIVEGTAAETGEGFFKALVRNLAAVLGTRGAWVTEYLPEAGRLSSLAFRLDDGWVDEYEYRVSGTPCELVVERKTIFRIEDNVVNLFPDDPDLGPMGAVSYMGVPLLDPKGDVLGHLAVLDSKPMPEESRVEAIFRIFAARASAELQRLRAETGVREREEKLTRLVDSAMDAIIELDNMLEVSMLNPAAEGVFGTGISECRRKSFLDFLSGESAARLRGIISELAVLPEGRRFLWVAGGLSARRSDGRVFTAEATVSQFEMKKKRFYTVILRNIEERLEAERRIKALSEKADYLNEEINSLRNFGEIAGNSPALSEVINNIARVARTDATVLITGETGTGKELIARAVHAESLRSDSPLIRVNCAAIPGGLIESEFFGHEKGAFTGATGKREGRFSLADGGTIFLDEIGELQLDLQSKLLRVLQEGEFEPVGSSEIRRVDVRVIAATNRDLMRMVKEGKFREDLYYRLNVFPLDIPPLRERNGDVITLAAIFSERFARKIGVTVKPLTGEQIERLTSYDWPGNVRELQNVMERAVITSRAGELNLDSALPAGSIRTTRTAPAPEADGDRRILTHKELLDLERSNIVAALEKSGWRVSGEKGAAMLLGVPSTTLGSRIKALGIKRGG, encoded by the coding sequence ATGCGGCGAAAGATCGAGCACGGCCAGCACGCGATGGACGAAGAAAAAGCCCTCAGGCTCATAGTGGAAGGCACAGCCGCCGAGACGGGCGAGGGGTTCTTCAAAGCGCTGGTCCGGAATCTTGCCGCCGTGCTCGGCACAAGGGGCGCGTGGGTGACGGAGTATCTCCCCGAGGCCGGGCGCCTGAGCTCTCTTGCCTTCCGCCTGGACGACGGCTGGGTGGACGAGTACGAATACCGTGTATCCGGCACCCCGTGCGAGCTCGTAGTGGAGAGAAAGACCATCTTCCGCATCGAAGACAATGTGGTCAATCTCTTCCCCGACGACCCGGACCTCGGCCCGATGGGTGCTGTGAGCTACATGGGCGTACCACTTCTCGATCCTAAGGGGGACGTGCTCGGTCATCTGGCGGTCCTCGATTCAAAACCCATGCCCGAGGAATCCCGCGTCGAAGCGATTTTCAGGATATTCGCGGCGCGCGCTTCGGCCGAGCTACAGAGACTCCGCGCCGAGACGGGCGTACGCGAGAGGGAGGAAAAGCTGACCCGCCTCGTGGACAGCGCCATGGACGCCATCATCGAGCTCGACAACATGCTCGAAGTCAGCATGTTGAACCCCGCTGCCGAGGGTGTGTTCGGGACCGGGATATCCGAGTGCAGGCGAAAGAGCTTCCTCGACTTCCTCTCCGGAGAAAGCGCGGCCAGGCTGAGGGGAATTATTTCCGAGCTCGCCGTGCTCCCGGAGGGAAGGCGGTTTCTATGGGTCGCGGGAGGGCTGTCGGCCAGGCGTTCGGACGGAAGAGTTTTCACGGCCGAAGCCACGGTTTCCCAGTTCGAGATGAAAAAGAAAAGGTTCTACACCGTGATTCTCCGGAATATAGAGGAAAGGCTCGAAGCCGAAAGGCGTATAAAAGCCCTCTCCGAGAAGGCCGATTATCTTAACGAAGAGATTAACTCGCTCAGAAACTTCGGCGAGATCGCGGGCAACTCCCCCGCCCTGAGCGAAGTAATAAACAACATAGCGAGGGTGGCCAGGACTGATGCAACGGTGCTGATAACGGGCGAGACGGGAACGGGCAAGGAGCTCATAGCCAGGGCCGTGCACGCCGAGAGTTTAAGGAGCGACTCGCCGCTCATAAGGGTCAACTGCGCTGCCATACCGGGCGGGCTTATAGAAAGCGAATTCTTCGGGCACGAGAAGGGCGCTTTCACGGGCGCCACTGGAAAGAGAGAGGGGAGGTTCTCGCTCGCTGACGGCGGGACGATTTTCCTCGACGAGATAGGTGAGCTCCAGCTCGACCTCCAGTCAAAGCTCCTCCGCGTGCTCCAGGAAGGCGAATTCGAACCTGTCGGGAGCTCCGAGATCCGGAGGGTGGACGTGCGCGTTATAGCGGCCACCAACAGGGATCTCATGCGTATGGTGAAGGAGGGGAAATTCCGTGAAGACCTCTACTACAGGCTGAACGTGTTTCCGCTCGACATACCTCCGCTCAGGGAGCGGAACGGGGATGTAATAACGCTCGCGGCCATTTTTTCAGAGAGGTTTGCGCGCAAGATCGGGGTGACCGTGAAGCCTCTTACAGGGGAGCAGATAGAGAGGCTCACGTCATACGACTGGCCCGGCAACGTGCGCGAGCTTCAGAACGTGATGGAGCGCGCCGTAATTACCTCCCGAGCGGGTGAGCTCAACCTGGACAGCGCGCTCCCGGCGGGTTCTATAAGGACTACCCGGACGGCCCCGGCTCCCGAGGCCGACGGAGACAGGCGCATCCTCACGCATAAGGAGCTCCTCGATCTCGAAAGGAGCAACATAGTCGCGGCGCTCGAAAAATCGGGCTGGCGCGTTTCGGGCGAAAAGGGGGCCGCGATGCTCCTCGGGGTGCCTTCGACCACTCTCGGCTCGCGGATAAAAGCCCTCGGAATAAAGCGCGGGGGATAG